Genomic window (Phragmites australis chromosome 21, lpPhrAust1.1, whole genome shotgun sequence):
CAAAGAACAACAACCACGGCCGGGGTGGTCGTGGACGCGGCGGGGTGCCGTGCACTGACGAGGAGAGTAGCTTGGGCGACGGTCGccgcaacaagagccacatTAAGTGCTATGATTGCTATAAGATGGGGCACTACACGAACGAATATAATGCACTGaagaaggagggggaggagacacACCTCACATGTGCCGATGACACCGAGCTAGCTTTATTGCTCGTAGTGTCAGAGGAGGTACCGAGGTTGCAGCAAAGGCAAGATGTCATGTTGCTGAATAAGGAGAAGTTGAAGCCAGAACTGTGCGACACCATGGAGGGAGGCTCCAGCTCTAAGGTATTGTACCTGGACAATGGAGCCAGTAATCACATGATCggtgacaaagagaagttcagagagctGGACGAAGGTGTCACTGGCAAGGTGAAGTTCGTGGATGGCTCCACAGTGcagatcatgggcttagggtTTGTTGTGTTCAGCTGCAAGAACGGCGACCA
Coding sequences:
- the LOC133903256 gene encoding uncharacterized protein LOC133903256 — its product is MAKEVWDCLKTRFVGADRLKNSQLQTLKSEFDAMRMQEGETLDQYVGKLNGMSVSVITGIEQFYDLDTMSFKEVKAWQKKDSNDSSSSSKGKFHAPAKNNNHGRGGRGRGGVPCTDEESSLGDGRRNKSHIKCYDCYKMGHYTNEYNALKKEGEETHLTCADDTELALLLVVSEEVPRLQQRQDVMLLNKEKLKPELCDTMEGGSSSKVLYLDNGASNHMIGDKEKFRELDEGVTGKVKFVDGSTVQIMGLGFVVFSCKNGDQWLLQEVYYIP